A window from Triticum aestivum cultivar Chinese Spring chromosome 6D, IWGSC CS RefSeq v2.1, whole genome shotgun sequence encodes these proteins:
- the LOC123145283 gene encoding short-chain dehydrogenase/reductase family 42E member 1, with translation MHLSENEGIEGVRFAVTGGQGFVGAALCLELIRRGALEVRSLDLRASSSWSQQLLDAGVRFFQGDVRKKEDVEKVFRNVDCVFHLASYGMSGKEMVQAGRTDEVNINGTCNVLDACHEHGVRRLVYVSTYNVVFGGKPIVNGSETLPYFPIEDHVDAYGRSKSIAEQLVLKSNGRQAKSNKGTRLYTCAIRPAAIYGPGEERHLPRILSLGKLGLASFRIGAPNVKTDWVYADNLVLALILASMGLLDDIPGRKGTPVAAGQAYFICDGSPVNTFDFIISPLFRSLGYPVPRVTLDTSVALAISRIFLFMSTLFYPWLDSKWIPQPLLLPAEVYKVGVTHYFSYLKAKEELGYVPVTSPQEGLAATISYWQERKRRELDGPTIFTWVAVIAGMLAVFSAAFLPPVGPLKWVLAIDLFVFRSVLVTRIVFVAAVAAHAGEAVYAWFLAKKVDPRNATGWFWQTFVLGFFSLRFLLKRARARA, from the exons CTGGAGCTCATCCGCCGCGGCGCCCTGGAGGTCCGCTCCCTCgacctgcgcgcctcctcctcctggtcccagcagctcctcgacgccggcgtccgCTTCTTCCAAG GGGATGTTCGGAAGAAGGAGGATGTGGAGAAGGTTTTCCGCAATGTGGACTGTGTCTTCCACCTTGCTTCATATGGAATGTCAGGGAAAGAAATGGTTCAGGCAGGACGAACAGATGAGGTCAATATAAACGGGACGTGCAATGTACTGGATGCTTGCCATGAGCATGGTGTTAGAAGGCTTGTGTATGTAAGCACGTATAATGTGGTGTTTGGAGGAAAGCCAATTGTCAATGGCAGTGAGACGTTGCCTTATTTTCCCATCGAAGACCATGTTGATGCTTATGGGCGTAGCAAATCGATCGCTGAACAGTTGGTGCTGAAGAGCAATGGTCGGCAAGCTAA GAGTAATAAAGGTACTCGTCTTTATACATGTGCAATACGCCCGGCTGCTATCTATGGTCCAGGTGAAGAGCGTCATCTTCCAAGAATCCTGTCTCTTGGAAAATTGggattagcatctttcaggattgggGCTCCAAATGTGAAGACAGATTGGGTCTATGCTGATAATCTTGTTCTTGCACTGATATTGGCAAGTATGGGACTTTTAGATGACATTCCTGGCAGGAAGGGAACTCCTGTAGCAGCTGGTCAAGCATACTTCATATGTGATG GATCGCCTGTTAATACTTTTGATTTTATCATCAGTCCCTTATTTCGAAGTTTGGGCTATCCGGTTCCTCGAGTTACACTAGATACCTCTGTTGCCCTCGCAATTTCAAGAATCTTTTTGTTCATGTCCACACTATTCTATCCGTGGTTAGATAGTAAATGGATTCctcagcctcttcttcttcctgctGAAGTATACAAG GTGGGTGTTACACATTACTTTTCATATCtgaaagctaaggaggagcttGGCTATGTGCCTGTGACGAGTCCACAGGAAGGCCTGGCCGCAACCATCTCCTATTGGCAAGAGCGGAAGAGGAGAGAGCTCGATGGCCCGACGATATTCACCTGGGTTGCAGTAATAGCCGGGATGCTGGCTGTGTTCTCCGCCGCTTTCCTTCCACCCGTCGGTCCGCTCAAATGGGTGCTCGCCATTGATCTGTTCGTTTTCCGCTCGGTGCTGGTAACCCGGATAGTCTTTGTGGCCGCGGTCGCGGCGCACGCGGGCGAAGCCGTCTACGCCTGGTTCCTGGCGAAGAAGGTCGACCCGAGGAACGCTACGGGGTGGTTCTGGCAGACCTTTGTCCTGGGGTTCTTTTCCCTCCGGTTTCTGCTCAAGAGAGCAAGAGCGAGGGCGTGA